The following are encoded in a window of Peromyscus maniculatus bairdii isolate BWxNUB_F1_BW_parent chromosome X, HU_Pman_BW_mat_3.1, whole genome shotgun sequence genomic DNA:
- the Tceanc gene encoding transcription elongation factor A N-terminal and central domain-containing protein encodes MSDKKQINARASLIEQLVSKRYFEDIAKQLTELEMIYVSKEHLQETDVVRAVYRVLKNCPSVTLKKKAKCLLAKWRAFYKSTPLKTKESLKSLHSDVNKEESAAVSQDVSQDEALGSSHDEMSGLCSSLSKLASGDAASTSAAIGSESSTTQMEINEEYLRGDDFESTSQSLSVLQDPLVSVRSKGVELLYTALASSSTDHTKADLWQNLAREIEEHIFTLHLSNIKKYKTCIRSKVANLSNPRNSHLQQNLLSGTMSAREFAEMTVLDMANEELKQLRASYTESSIQEHHLPSTADGTQTNKIKCKRCEKYNCKVTVIARGTLFLPSWVQNSNPDEQMTYVICNECGEQWYHSNWVCL; translated from the coding sequence ATGTCTGACAAAAAACAGATCAATGCCAGGGCTTCCCTGATTGAGCAGCTGGTGTCTAAAAGGTATTTTGAGGATATTGCCAAACAGCTTACTGAGCTAGAAATGATTTATGTGTCTAAGGAGCATCTCCAGGAGACAGATGTAGTCAGAGCTGTATACAGAGTCCTCAAAAACTGCCCCTCAGTGACTTTGAAAAAGAAGGCCAAGTGTCTGCTAGCCAAGTGGAGAGCTTTCTATAAGAGTACACCcctcaaaacaaaggaaagccTCAAATCACTCCATTCTGATGTTAATAAAGAAGAAAGTGCAGCAGTTTCTCAGGATGTGAGCCAGGATGAGGCATTAGGTTCTAGTCATGATGAGATGTCAGGTCTCTGCAGTTCTCTCTCTAAGCTGGCATCCGGAGATGCTGCAAGTACCTCTGCAGCAATTGGGTCTGAAAGTAGCACTACTCAAATGGAAATTAATGAAGAATATTTGAGGGGTGATGACTTTGAATCTACTAGCCAGAGCTTAAGTGTGTTACAAGATCCTCTAGTGTCTGTTAGATCTAAAGGTGTAGAGCTTCTTTACACAGCATTAGCTAGTTCTTCCACAGATCACACAAAAGCTGATTTGTGGCAGAACTTGGCAAGAGAAATTGAAGAGCACATTTTTACTCTTCATTTAAGCAACATCAAAAAGTATAAAACTTGTATTCGAAGCAAAGTTGCCAATTTGAGCAACCCCAGGAATTCTCATTTACAACAAAACCTCCTCTCTGGAACCATGTCTGCAAGAGAATTTGCTGAAATGACTGTCCTGGACATGGCAAATGAGGAGCTGAAGCAGTTGAGAGCTTCCTACACAGAATCCAGTATTCAGGAACATCACCTTCCCAGCACAGCTGATGgcacacagacaaataaaataaagtgcaaGCGCTGTGAAAAATACAACTGCAAGGTCACTGTAATTGCCAGAGGAACACTTTTCCTTCCAAGTTGGGTGCAGAATTCAAACCCAGATGAGCAAATGACCTATGTCATTTGTAATGAATGTGGGGAGCAGTGGTACCATAGCAACTGGGTGTGCTTGTAA